The Aspergillus nidulans FGSC A4 chromosome VII nucleotide sequence TCGGCCTCCGATGCGGCAGCCTTCGCCCTGGCAATtgcctcttcttcggccCTCGTCTCAGCTTCAGTCTTCACAGTAGGCGATGTGGGTTTATGCTTTCGGAgttctgcttcagcagcgGCTCGTCGGGTTGCCGCAGCGTTGTCGCGAATTGTGCCGAGACGGAGCCGCATGTCGAGCCGATGCAGGCCCTGTGCCATAGAGATGCAAATTCGCCGAAATCGCTCATGCTCGCGAGCCTGTGCTTTTATTTGGTTCTGAGCGGGGTCAGTATGTCCTCGCAGGAGATCTCGCGGGTAGGCAAGGGTCACAATAACGTACGGCTATCGGCTTTGACAGCGTGCGGATGACGAGGGAAGAGAGTTTAAGCGTAAGGGACATTGCGGGCTGTGGCCAAGGGGCGGGAAACGAAAAGAAGTGTGTGTTCAATTCAAGTATATGTCAACAGTATATCCATCGCAGGTTTCTGAAAATCAGCCGTGAGTCATTTGACTATAGATAGTGCGAAAACGCTGCTCCATTCTGAAAGGCCGCACCGCCATCGTCATCCTGCCAAGAGAATGGATGCCAAGGGCAGTAAATTCTCGAAAGGGTTAGCTCAGGTGTCAAGCAAATGCTGGGAATTGTGATTGCTTACTCAGCAATACACATTGCTCCGGCCGCGGGTCACCTGTTTGATCTCAGGCGGGAATGTTTATCGATTACTGTTTTGGGGAAAACGTTTTTATCTCCCAGCTCGTGAGACCAAGTTCTTCTGCGCTGTCTTGTCATCCCTTAAGCCCCAGGCCAGGCATCCCCCACCACCGCAAAGATTGACGGCCCGGCGTAGGAGCAAATTTGTCTTTTAGCGTCATTGTTACTATTCATTGTTGTTTTGTTTCTGGTGAGTCGGCGATCCAACTTGCTCCATTATGTGGGGGTCGAGTGATAAAGTACTAACAATAGAGAGTTACAAGGTTATCGGCAGTCCATGTTCATATACCCCCTCTGCTTTTGCGATTGACTGTTCCTATCGTAACCGATGGTCGCTACGCCTGCATGCATATACAATAGCCGCCCGCATTTGTTCGAGAACCGTACCATACATAATTTGACGACCGACGACATAACGAGCGACTTTAATGGAGAGACACCTCCAACCAACAATGGAAGCTCTATCGCCGCGGTCAACAAACCAGATGATAAAACCGAAAGCATCTATGGAGCGAAAAGTCCTAGATAAGAATGCAGCTGCGGCCCAGAAAGCTTCATCAGCAAAGAACCATGCGCCGCCCCCACCAGCGCTAGTCGTGGAGCCCGGAGACGACGGGGAGCAATACTCAACCGGTGCTTTCCTCGGCAAGGGGGGGTTTGCTATTTGCTATGAAGGGACTCTGTTGCGCAACGGTCGTGTCTTTGCAATGAAAGTCGTAAAGTCTGACATGGGCCAGAAAAAGATGCAAGAGAAGGTACGGTGTAGATGAACATCGACTTATAGATAGAAGGCTAATGGTTGTGCATAGTTTCGAACAGAGCTGCAGATACACTCAAAAATGCGTCACCCTCACATAGTCGGCTTTCACCGGGCATTCGTTTACGACCAGTGCATATACGTGATATTAGAGTTATGTCCCAATGGATCAGTGATGGACATGGTGCGAAAAAGGAAATGCTTGAGTTTGCCGGAAGTTCGACGATTCATGGTCCAACTCTGCGGTGCCGTAAAATACCTCCACAAGCGGAATGTTGCGCATCGTGACTTGAAGATGGGCAACTTGTTCTTGGACCGCAACATGGACATCAAGGTCGGAGATTTTGGATTGGCAGCCATGATTATGTCGGAAAAGGAcgagaagcggaggaagacgTTATGCGGAACACCCAACTACATTGCGCCAGAAGTTCTCGACAGAAGCAAGGGAGGCCATACTCAGAAAGTGGATATTTGGTCCCTGGGAGTGATCTGGTAAGACTATCTGACCCCAGATGCTTGTATTAAGGAGGCGGACTAAATGTGTGACTTTCCTTAGTTTTGCAATGCTTACGGGATATCCACCATTCCAGTCAAAGACCCAAGAAGAAATATATAAGAAAGTGCGAAATCTTACATACGTCTGGCCAAAAGACTCGGAGTGCGCGAACCACATCCCTGACGAAGCTAAGTCATTGGTTAGCTGTTGCCTCAACCTCGATGAACAGAAACGTCCGGAGCCGGACGATATTGTTGAGCATGCATTCTTCAACATGTACAATGGATGTATACCTAAACGGCTAGATCCAAAGTGCAGCGTCCAAAAACCAACTTGGCTCAGAGGGGCCGAGCCGCAAGGCGATGCCATGGCTTTTGGCCATGGCCTAGATTTTGACGAGAAATTCTCGAGTTACATCAGAGATGTAGATGATCCTATCTTACGCTATCGGACCTGCAAAGCAGCATTCTACAGCTCTTGTGGTGTAGGGAGGAAACCAGATGGAACTGCGCGAAAATCTGTTGGACACAATGCCTCAAAATCAGGATTTGCCGAGTGtcttgcggaggaagagaagggcctcCAGCCATTGATGCCCCTTCCCGAAGACATGGTCTACAAGTACCCTCATGATCTGATCGGCGATTGGAGCGTCCCTGAATCGCTGCCCCTGAGAAGACAAGACGCTTTAGCGGATACCAGCGTTCTTTCTAGCAGAAGCAGTAGCACATCATTGCGAACAAATACGGTATCTCAATCGAGAACGCAGGCTGCTCTTGCCGCGGCTCAACAGCGGCGGAATGGTTCGCAGAGCCACGCGGCATCCTTACGACAGCAAGCGTTAACAGGCAGAGGTACCATAAGAAAAATACCCTCACTGTGCGACCCACCACAACCGACTATGAAAGCCATGCCTGATGTGCGAGACGCTGGGCTTAACCCGGACCCCGTACCGCCTGTGCCTACTGGAGGGTTAGCTGAGCGTCCAATTCGAACTCGACGAGGCATAGCGGCATCATATTCGGGCACAACCTCAGTCCGGGGTATGGATACTAATGCTGTACCTTCAGTGTCCCAAGCAAGCAATGATCTGGGAATGTTGACGGTGGGAAAGACGCGATCTCAATCACGTAAATTGGAAGCTGCGAATCAAGTAGCTGTCGAACCCCTTCGCGTGCTAAAGGATCGGTCTACATCTACAGGCCCAGAAAACTTGGCCGCGGTCTCGCGACAGAAGTCTGCACGAACAGTTCACAAGGATTTGGGAGGCGTCGCAGCTAGGAAGCCTGATTCTGAAGCGGCGCGGAGGGAGGAGCCTGTCACACGCCAACGAACGGAAGCCCAGCCTCAACCCATGAGTAGCTCTGGAAGCAAAGCTTCGCTGTCATCCACCAACAAGCCAAGGTCGAGTCTCGGGCTGCACGCCCTGCTTCACTCAGATGATCCTTGTGAATTACTACCGGGATCATCGATTGATGATGTTAAAATAGACCTACGGAACATGCTCTCTAACTTGGTTCCTGGTTCGGCGGCCCGACGAAGAGTCGTATCGCAACGGCCGCCGCATGCGTATGTCATCAAGTGGGTGGACTATACGAACCGGTACGGGATCGGCTATGTGCTGGACGATGGTAGTGTTGGCTGTGTGTTCAAAGCCGAGAATGGCCAGCCGGCGAGCGGCGTAGTTCTTCGAGATGGGGAAAAGCACATTCGTCGCAAGGCTCGCAGCCAAGAGAACTCCGATTCCCAGTCATGGTCATATTCTGAAGCTGATCAACTTGTGCCTCGTCACGGAAAACCAGTGGAGTTTTACGAGAACTGTAGCGACGATCTCCTCGAATGCCGTGGCGGTATCTGTAGGGCGTTGATACCACCGTCTTTGTTCGAGGTAAAAGACTCTTCCGGGGGTGTCAAGGTTCGAATGGATTCTGGGATTAGCCGCGCACGCGCAGACGCCGAAAAAATCAAGCGCGTCAAGCTCGTTGACCAGTTTGGAAAGTACATGATCGGATCCCTTGGTCGACATGGCGACGAGACGTTGCTCGACGACGCGGCAACCGACGGAGCCCCTGGACAATTTATTAAATTCTACCAGAGACTAGGCAATGTGGGTGTCTGGGGGTTCGGAGATGGGGCTTTCCAGTTTAACTTCCCAGATCACACAAAGCTGGTCCTGGCACCTGGTCGTACGAGGAACTCATCACCGTGGATGGACTTCTACCATCTCTCACCTACTGCAGCGCGTTACCTCGCAGCGAAAGGCAAGATGCACCCGTCTGGATTCGACACCCGAGCGGTGGTATCAGACGAAATAGCCACGTTCCTCAGCATTGCTTACGGTACAAGCACTAGCGCCATGGACGATAAAATCAGGGAGGTTTTGGATGCGAATTCGTTCCTCCAGAAGATCGCCTTCATCAAAGATGTTCTCAAAAGCTGGATCCGTCAAGG carries:
- the plkA gene encoding protein plkA (transcript_id=CADANIAT00008189) yields the protein MERHLQPTMEALSPRSTNQMIKPKASMERKVLDKNAAAAQKASSAKNHAPPPPALVVEPGDDGEQYSTGAFLGKGGFAICYEGTLLRNGRVFAMKVVKSDMGQKKMQEKFRTELQIHSKMRHPHIVGFHRAFVYDQCIYVILELCPNGSVMDMVRKRKCLSLPEVRRFMVQLCGAVKYLHKRNVAHRDLKMGNLFLDRNMDIKVGDFGLAAMIMSEKDEKRRKTLCGTPNYIAPEVLDRSKGGHTQKVDIWSLGVICFAMLTGYPPFQSKTQEEIYKKVRNLTYVWPKDSECANHIPDEAKSLVSCCLNLDEQKRPEPDDIVEHAFFNMYNGCIPKRLDPKCSVQKPTWLRGAEPQGDAMAFGHGLDFDEKFSSYIRDVDDPILRYRTCKAAFYSSCGVGRKPDGTARKSVGHNASKSGFAECLAEEEKGLQPLMPLPEDMVYKYPHDLIGDWSVPESLPLRRQDALADTSVLSSRSSSTSLRTNTVSQSRTQAALAAAQQRRNGSQSHAASLRQQALTGRGTIRKIPSLCDPPQPTMKAMPDVRDAGLNPDPVPPVPTGGLAERPIRTRRGIAASYSGTTSVRGMDTNAVPSVSQASNDLGMLTVGKTRSQSRKLEAANQVAVEPLRVLKDRSTSTGPENLAAVSRQKSARTVHKDLGGVAARKPDSEAARREEPVTRQRTEAQPQPMSSSGSKASLSSTNKPRSSLGLHALLHSDDPCELLPGSSIDDVKIDLRNMLSNLVPGSAARRRVVSQRPPHAYVIKWVDYTNRYGIGYVLDDGSVGCVFKAENGQPASGVVLRDGEKHIRRKARSQENSDSQSWSYSEADQLVPRHGKPVEFYENCSDDLLECRGGICRALIPPSLFEVKDSSGGVKVRMDSGISRARADAEKIKRVKLVDQFGKYMIGSLGRHGDETLLDDAATDGAPGQFIKFYQRLGNVGVWGFGDGAFQFNFPDHTKLVLAPGRTRNSSPWMDFYHLSPTAARYLAAKGKMHPSGFDTRAVVSDEIATFLSIAYGTSTSAMDDKIREVLDANSFLQKIAFIKDVLKSWIRQGRLGGRPSSDKPGTEMFWEGSQERPQASGGGSSKFVWVTVGAPGGDGEYRSVSLRDKKGNSVGENDEMEALRERLRLAGL